The following are encoded in a window of Methanobrevibacter ruminantium M1 genomic DNA:
- a CDS encoding DUF368 domain-containing protein has translation MGSADTIPGVSGGTIALITGIYERLIHAISSIKFGFIKPLIKLDFAGFKEKLFEEIDFELFIPLVLGIGIAVLTLSKVIRYLLQNYTAYTFSFFLGLILASAYILYTKLDEINIKLIILTIIGIILSYIFVGLNPIAANHSLIVLFFSGMIAICAMILPGISGSFLLLLLGQYAYMLDSLNSLNFTEIIVFIAGAFIGILGFSKILNYLLENYESATMAFLIGIMIGTLRLPFNQITSNLTGSWLICLILAIIGVVLIVVLEKKLS, from the coding sequence ATGGGCTCTGCAGATACAATTCCTGGAGTCTCTGGAGGAACCATCGCATTAATCACAGGTATATATGAACGTCTAATCCATGCAATAAGCAGCATAAAATTCGGATTTATAAAGCCATTAATCAAATTGGACTTTGCCGGATTTAAGGAAAAGCTCTTTGAAGAGATTGATTTTGAACTATTCATACCTCTTGTTTTAGGTATAGGTATTGCAGTTTTAACCTTATCCAAGGTAATAAGATATCTTCTTCAAAATTATACAGCATATACATTTTCATTCTTTTTAGGCCTTATTTTGGCTTCTGCCTATATTTTATACACCAAATTGGATGAAATCAATATAAAGCTTATCATATTAACAATAATCGGTATAATCTTATCATATATATTTGTAGGGTTAAACCCAATTGCAGCTAACCATAGCCTAATTGTATTATTCTTCTCTGGTATGATTGCCATTTGCGCTATGATATTGCCTGGAATTTCCGGATCATTCTTATTATTGCTTTTAGGACAATATGCATATATGCTAGATTCATTAAATTCATTAAATTTCACTGAAATCATTGTCTTTATTGCTGGAGCATTCATAGGAATCTTAGGATTTTCCAAAATCCTTAATTACCTTCTTGAAAACTATGAATCTGCTACAATGGCCTTCCTGATTGGAATAATGATTGGTACCTTGAGGCTACCTTTCAATCAGATCACAAGCAATTTAACTGGATCTTGGTTAATCTGCTTGATTTTAGCTATAATTGGAGTTGTCTTAATAGTGGTCTTAGAGAAAAAGCTTAGTTAA
- a CDS encoding aldo/keto reductase, translating into MKYKSKFGFGCMRLPLKDENNPQSIDQEYFNEMVDTYMEKGFNYFDTSYAYHNGMSEIAIKKALVERYPRESFLICDKMPTWALTSEEDNEKFVNTMLERLGIDYFDVFFVHNINIPWLELAEEHNTFEYVKNMKEKGIAKKIGISFHENSDLLEKFLNKYAKDIDIVQLELNYLDWEDPAIEAHKCYDLCVEHGLDVYVMEPLKGGVIVNQPEEINNDFKELSQDASIASFAMRFCASLEHVKIVLSGMSKMEDLIDNINTFENFKPLSEEEFDFLLKEADKLRENLAVPCSECGYCLKACPLEIPIPEYFRLYNHHKVQKESNIYRLYFDKLADEKVPASDCTQCETCIDYCTQKINIPKELEKLCEHFQEGFSPYGN; encoded by the coding sequence ATGAAATACAAATCTAAATTTGGTTTTGGCTGTATGAGATTGCCCCTAAAGGATGAAAACAATCCACAGTCAATTGACCAAGAATACTTTAATGAGATGGTTGATACCTATATGGAAAAAGGATTTAACTATTTTGACACATCCTATGCATATCATAATGGAATGAGCGAGATTGCAATTAAAAAAGCCCTTGTTGAAAGATATCCTCGCGAATCATTCCTTATCTGTGATAAGATGCCTACTTGGGCCCTTACAAGTGAAGAAGACAATGAGAAATTTGTAAATACTATGCTTGAAAGGCTTGGAATCGACTATTTTGATGTCTTTTTTGTACATAATATTAATATTCCATGGCTAGAACTGGCTGAGGAACATAATACATTTGAATATGTAAAGAATATGAAAGAAAAGGGCATAGCAAAGAAGATTGGAATCAGTTTCCATGAGAATTCCGATTTGTTAGAAAAGTTCCTTAATAAATATGCTAAAGACATTGACATTGTGCAATTGGAGCTTAACTATTTGGATTGGGAAGATCCAGCTATCGAAGCCCATAAATGCTACGATTTATGTGTAGAGCATGGCCTTGATGTCTATGTGATGGAACCATTAAAGGGAGGAGTGATTGTAAACCAACCTGAAGAAATAAATAATGATTTCAAGGAGCTTAGTCAAGACGCTTCAATAGCAAGCTTTGCAATGAGATTCTGTGCATCCCTTGAACATGTGAAAATAGTTTTAAGTGGGATGAGCAAAATGGAAGACTTAATCGATAATATCAATACCTTTGAAAACTTCAAACCATTAAGCGAAGAGGAATTTGACTTCTTGCTTAAAGAAGCAGATAAATTAAGAGAAAATCTTGCAGTGCCATGCAGCGAATGCGGATACTGTCTTAAGGCATGCCCGTTAGAGATTCCAATTCCTGAGTACTTTAGATTATACAATCACCATAAAGTTCAGAAAGAATCAAATATCTATAGATTGTATTTTGATAAGTTAGCTGATGAGAAGGTTCCAGCAAGCGACTGCACACAGTGTGAAACCTGCATAGATTATTGCACTCAAAAAATAAACATTCCAAAAGAATTAGAAAAATTGTGTGAGCATTTCCAAGAGGGTTTTAGTCCTTATGGTAATTAA
- a CDS encoding DUF3320 domain-containing protein has protein sequence MKFRTPSKKDTNKDIEKEFKNLRKELLDLTLRNPLLNFKARNRNLSIINQSPINIYRTLVLENKKMFFQANKKETKKSKAHAFIDEAKEFLSQESDKTLKADLSPSELQKRLFYIDQQSKTMVQEQGYNILYIAIGFIEWIDNKKPRQKNLAPLILIPVEMERKKVGNSFSLSWTGEDLQNNISIQAKLREIGIELPKFEQTSYVEGVNHYLENVRQAIRPFPKWDVKYDIALGFFSFTKFVMYNDLNPESWDENIDLTKNELIQAIFNPSKNVYEDTFEEDDVDEKLHYKTMYQVLDADSSQIAAIENVKAGHNLVVEGPPGTGKSQTIVNLIAELIAEGKTVLFVSEKMAALEVVKSRLDSVGLGKFVLELHSHKTRRKKFLKNLQKATNVRSTRDLKLDQTLRKLENLRDQLDQYAEIIHRPMANVKLSPFELYGMKESSEDYFSRQNRLLPLVRFDNPEDITMKDLDDIIISLENLSELYSTISKNNPWSYCNPKSLLPADLREIEQLIMDTLEALTDFRYEMDIINEVYGIKVPNTLQEYEDSITALSLLNSETVNLIDSSILLNREWYSNPEQAQILIKLLASYQQSSNLFDKFTDYLLIADLDTLIQDLNKDLNKKFRLFGGNSHKDELSRLYKGPVPSEKEALNDLIKVRKEIKVRQSYNDNEKLGIRYFGDLWGKNANVQELKEVSIWMRKFTHLLSNGTFNENTVKMLSNEIFHPSIDDGIDEYIEKGNRFYESLKKLESKLNPRSKIIFKKESEDVPFDKWEIQLNKWKGQLSSLHLWSQYSNTKRACMNTHASIFIKTVEKRNIKKDDVKPLVLGNFADSLLNIVFSENEILAGFIGELHENRIADFKDLDRKIINLNRKRIFNKLNSQIPKIFGGANDPEAKILAGEFTRKSGHLPVRTLLEKAGGTIKKIKPVFMMSPLSIAQYLDPTNPKLQFDVVIFDEASQVKPEDALGAFMRGKTAVVMGDTQQLPPTSFFDQMTDSEGGEEVATALDMESILHLCKMSFPVKMLKWHYRSRHESLINISNREFYDNELLVYPSPCHNDPELGLKFHYNPNTAYHRGEGSANPLEAKDVVKEIFRHFEKYGDKKSLGVGTFSVAQKNAILEELEIERKSHPEFEPLFSDKREERFFVKNLETIQGDERDVILISVGYGYDTEGKMSLNFGPLNQDGGERRLNVLITRAREKCVVFTNFRAHDIHLTANPPFGVKSLQSFLEYAENLSQNQFIDQEEDEEAPFEDAIYNFLADNGYRVDKRIGCAGFRVDLAIIDEENPGKYLLGIQCDGHNYASSKVARDRDRLREQVLNGLGWKIYHIWSTDWYRNRDLARARLLEHIENTIITTKVNDLKSKIHDAESMQINPVTTVVIDKKNKEKDSDDDSDSDKTDKNKESLINNYLKDLEDEFGDNSDKKDNNNEDDDSNNDDGGLVIDSTDDSIDNPDDGGLVIDSTDDSIDNPDDEGLVIDSDTNLGSEEFDIGSDSVLDDDSDDEEFGVDSDSDLDEEEIIEDSEIKLSDTLNTDLKDEDIYEPEIELDDNSDSDLDEEEIIYEREIQLKEGSDLDTEDEIIIEENNNNGSDIDLDSDDVTVFELSDEDSSSDSDDVTVFELSDDDSSSDSDDEELDNDSNIDLEDEESDDNFTLDLEDQSNNLMPKSTIDKSEFLKDLYGEDDDLSSTIDEEPKILNDNNEVINKSFDSKDKKSSKNISKSELKNQEKAKSKTKSKTKSKAKPKNRNQEIKNIENGKIKNDDSKKEQNKPKSKNRSILNRLKNIGGGLGLSRSEESEGKEFIKAEDKKSKEFVSDAKKSIKRKDRKAKDKDSNDKKEINKKLNKEQNIKNNKDNIVESDKKQEEIKEEIQKPVPKSKPNNTKELINQNNKTIEELEEYINNSSNNSDLEFDGASDIDLEKEIISEDKTKLDVESDIQMDDEYVIVDDSELEDEFEFIEELDDDSELEDEFEFIEELDDDSELEDEEFEFIDDLDDDFGSEDEYELVDDSELEDEFELIDDLEEKSNNYDNEDINLKEDSEYLEKEESEDIMRQKESVSKRKVEHEIIDDSLDVIVPISAERRADEYNNYSEDANVIIPIQDEEEFEEEYYNNDSQVDSEEGIDELEELISENINYSDDDAREEFLTNKESNQESEEDSYYYSAVGIENSLKKNAVQYPKSSNRNKKGIVGAVSSLKDEMLYINASIKEIENPTEREKIYVIDPSEEEYYNQPDDSIYYNDSLSENKERYAKSKQYEDEVEVISPVSDSDEGETGHIQSDYIERKAEDSSKSSSESLFSPKKHEYLDKIKEYAAESEYEEAAENPTISPVHTEIEESVESSVISPVHTEYVETVESSAISPVQQEYDKTEEPSTISAEDQETEFIDDILLEEDELSNIQDTDDSALAEEEPESIEIDDDEFESIITDVDQDYQELEKERIKEANVLSAVDNTRLTPTGKLEDYIVAYKEIDDVIIKSATEIYDDEKKVATAVMDIVSAEGPIHVDMVIRRIRESCNLSRAGTKFKEAIFKAIDRNESHMNLIREEDFLFIDYDQIAVRKRDKPNIDLISDLEIENAIDLVLSFEKSLKVKELARIVSRTLGFKSTSKKTSAKILEVIDVMIGKEILVNVNDKIEFR, from the coding sequence ATGAAATTTAGAACACCATCAAAGAAAGACACCAATAAGGATATTGAGAAGGAGTTTAAAAACTTAAGAAAAGAGCTCTTGGATCTAACCTTAAGAAACCCTCTTCTTAACTTTAAGGCTAGAAACCGAAATCTCAGTATTATCAATCAATCTCCTATAAACATCTATAGGACCCTTGTTTTAGAGAATAAAAAGATGTTCTTTCAAGCAAATAAGAAAGAAACTAAAAAGTCAAAGGCCCATGCATTCATAGATGAGGCTAAGGAGTTTCTATCACAGGAAAGCGATAAGACCTTAAAGGCAGACTTATCACCTAGTGAACTTCAAAAAAGACTCTTTTATATAGATCAGCAATCTAAGACAATGGTACAGGAGCAAGGTTACAATATCCTATACATTGCAATCGGATTTATCGAATGGATTGACAATAAGAAGCCAAGACAAAAGAATTTAGCACCTCTCATTCTTATTCCAGTTGAAATGGAACGTAAAAAAGTTGGAAACTCTTTTTCATTATCTTGGACAGGTGAAGACTTACAGAACAATATTTCTATTCAAGCAAAGCTAAGGGAAATCGGCATAGAATTGCCTAAGTTTGAACAGACTTCCTATGTGGAAGGGGTTAACCACTATCTGGAAAATGTAAGGCAGGCAATCAGGCCATTTCCAAAATGGGATGTAAAATATGACATAGCATTAGGATTCTTCTCATTCACCAAGTTTGTAATGTATAATGACTTGAATCCGGAAAGTTGGGATGAGAACATCGACTTGACAAAAAATGAGCTTATTCAAGCAATCTTCAACCCAAGCAAGAATGTATATGAAGATACCTTTGAAGAGGATGATGTAGATGAAAAGCTCCATTATAAGACAATGTATCAGGTTTTGGATGCAGATTCCTCCCAGATTGCAGCTATTGAAAATGTAAAGGCCGGACATAACCTTGTTGTAGAAGGTCCTCCTGGAACCGGAAAGTCACAAACCATTGTAAACTTGATAGCTGAGCTTATTGCAGAGGGGAAAACCGTTCTTTTTGTAAGTGAAAAGATGGCTGCACTTGAAGTGGTAAAAAGCAGATTGGATAGCGTAGGCCTTGGCAAGTTTGTATTGGAGCTTCATTCACATAAGACAAGACGAAAGAAATTCCTTAAAAACCTTCAAAAAGCCACTAATGTTCGCTCAACAAGGGATTTAAAGTTAGATCAAACATTAAGAAAGCTTGAAAACCTACGTGACCAGTTAGATCAATATGCAGAGATAATTCACCGTCCTATGGCAAATGTCAAGCTCAGCCCATTTGAACTCTATGGTATGAAGGAGTCTTCAGAGGATTATTTCTCCCGCCAAAATAGGTTATTGCCTTTGGTTAGGTTTGACAATCCAGAAGATATCACCATGAAGGATCTGGATGATATAATCATATCATTGGAAAACCTATCAGAGCTCTATTCAACAATATCAAAAAACAATCCTTGGAGCTATTGCAATCCGAAAAGCTTGCTTCCAGCAGATTTAAGGGAAATAGAACAGCTGATAATGGATACCCTCGAGGCACTCACTGACTTTAGATATGAGATGGACATAATAAATGAGGTCTATGGAATCAAGGTTCCAAATACCCTGCAGGAATATGAAGATTCAATCACTGCATTAAGCCTATTAAATAGCGAGACAGTTAACCTTATTGACAGCTCCATCCTATTGAATAGGGAGTGGTATAGCAATCCTGAACAGGCACAAATTCTAATCAAGCTATTGGCTTCATATCAGCAATCATCTAACCTCTTTGATAAGTTTACAGATTATCTTCTCATTGCTGATTTGGATACATTGATTCAAGACTTGAATAAGGACTTGAATAAGAAATTTAGGCTCTTCGGCGGAAATTCCCATAAGGATGAGCTAAGCAGATTATATAAGGGCCCTGTTCCTAGTGAAAAGGAAGCCTTAAATGACCTTATTAAGGTACGTAAAGAAATTAAAGTTAGACAAAGCTATAATGATAATGAAAAACTTGGAATCAGATACTTTGGAGATTTATGGGGCAAGAATGCCAATGTTCAAGAGCTTAAGGAAGTTTCAATCTGGATGAGAAAGTTCACACATCTTTTATCTAATGGCACATTCAATGAAAATACCGTTAAGATGCTTTCTAATGAAATATTCCACCCTTCAATAGATGATGGAATCGATGAATATATTGAAAAAGGCAACAGATTCTATGAAAGCCTTAAGAAACTGGAATCCAAACTCAATCCGAGAAGCAAGATTATATTTAAGAAGGAAAGCGAAGATGTTCCATTTGACAAGTGGGAAATTCAACTTAACAAATGGAAAGGACAATTGTCAAGCCTCCACTTATGGTCACAGTATTCCAATACCAAAAGGGCATGCATGAACACTCATGCTTCTATTTTCATCAAGACAGTTGAAAAGAGAAATATCAAAAAGGACGATGTAAAGCCACTGGTATTAGGTAATTTTGCAGACAGTCTCTTGAATATTGTATTTAGTGAAAATGAGATATTGGCAGGATTCATTGGAGAATTGCATGAAAACCGCATTGCTGACTTTAAGGATTTAGATCGAAAGATCATCAATCTAAACCGAAAAAGAATATTCAATAAACTGAATAGCCAAATCCCTAAGATTTTCGGTGGAGCAAACGACCCTGAAGCAAAGATCTTAGCTGGAGAATTCACTAGAAAAAGCGGACACTTGCCAGTTAGAACCCTTCTTGAAAAGGCTGGAGGAACAATCAAAAAAATCAAGCCAGTCTTTATGATGAGTCCATTGTCAATTGCACAGTACCTCGACCCTACAAATCCTAAATTGCAATTTGATGTTGTCATTTTCGACGAGGCAAGTCAGGTTAAGCCCGAGGATGCATTAGGTGCATTCATGAGAGGAAAGACTGCTGTAGTTATGGGAGACACTCAACAATTGCCTCCTACAAGTTTCTTTGATCAGATGACAGACAGCGAAGGGGGAGAGGAAGTGGCAACCGCTTTGGATATGGAAAGCATTCTTCACTTATGCAAAATGTCATTCCCTGTCAAGATGCTTAAATGGCACTACAGAAGCCGCCATGAGTCTTTAATCAATATTTCCAATAGGGAATTCTATGATAATGAGCTCTTGGTCTATCCTTCACCTTGCCATAATGACCCTGAACTAGGACTTAAATTCCATTATAATCCAAATACAGCATATCATAGAGGAGAAGGCTCTGCTAACCCATTGGAAGCAAAGGATGTTGTAAAGGAAATATTCAGACACTTTGAAAAGTATGGCGATAAGAAGAGCTTAGGTGTTGGAACATTCTCTGTTGCTCAAAAGAATGCCATATTAGAGGAATTGGAGATTGAAAGAAAGAGCCATCCTGAATTTGAACCACTATTTTCTGATAAGAGAGAGGAAAGGTTCTTCGTAAAGAACCTTGAAACAATTCAAGGGGATGAAAGGGATGTCATTCTAATAAGCGTAGGATATGGATATGATACAGAAGGTAAGATGTCCTTAAACTTCGGTCCTCTAAACCAAGACGGTGGAGAAAGACGTTTGAATGTGCTTATTACAAGGGCAAGGGAAAAATGTGTTGTTTTCACCAATTTCAGAGCCCATGACATTCATCTAACAGCAAACCCTCCATTTGGGGTTAAGTCTCTACAAAGCTTTTTGGAGTATGCTGAAAACCTTTCACAAAATCAGTTCATTGACCAAGAAGAGGATGAGGAGGCTCCATTTGAGGATGCAATCTATAATTTCCTAGCAGATAACGGATATCGGGTCGATAAGAGAATCGGTTGTGCAGGATTTAGAGTGGATCTTGCTATAATTGATGAGGAGAATCCGGGAAAATACCTCCTGGGAATCCAGTGTGACGGCCATAATTATGCTTCAAGCAAGGTAGCAAGAGACAGAGACAGACTAAGAGAGCAAGTATTAAACGGATTAGGATGGAAAATCTATCATATTTGGTCAACAGACTGGTATAGAAACAGAGACCTAGCCAGAGCTAGACTCTTGGAGCATATTGAGAATACAATAATCACTACAAAGGTTAATGACTTGAAGTCAAAGATTCATGATGCTGAATCAATGCAGATAAATCCAGTCACTACTGTTGTTATTGATAAGAAAAATAAGGAGAAAGATTCTGATGATGATTCAGACAGTGATAAAACTGATAAAAATAAAGAAAGCCTTATTAATAATTATTTAAAAGATTTAGAAGATGAATTTGGAGACAATAGTGATAAAAAGGACAATAATAATGAAGATGATGATTCTAATAATGATGATGGAGGATTAGTCATTGATTCAACTGATGATTCTATTGACAATCCAGATGATGGAGGATTAGTCATTGATTCAACTGATGATTCTATTGACAATCCAGATGATGAAGGGTTAGTTATTGATTCAGATACCAATTTAGGTAGTGAAGAGTTTGATATTGGTTCTGATTCTGTTTTAGATGATGATTCTGATGATGAAGAGTTTGGTGTTGATTCTGATTCTGATTTGGATGAAGAAGAAATCATTGAAGATTCAGAAATTAAATTAAGCGACACTCTTAATACTGATTTAAAAGATGAAGACATTTATGAACCTGAAATTGAATTAGATGACAATTCTGATTCTGATTTGGATGAAGAAGAAATCATTTATGAAAGGGAAATTCAATTAAAAGAGGGTTCTGATTTAGATACAGAAGATGAAATTATTATTGAAGAAAATAATAACAATGGTTCTGATATTGATTTAGATTCAGATGATGTAACTGTATTTGAATTAAGTGATGAGGATTCTAGTTCTGATTCAGATGATGTGACTGTATTTGAATTAAGTGATGATGATTCTAGTTCTGATTCAGATGATGAAGAATTAGATAATGATTCCAATATTGATTTGGAAGATGAAGAATCAGATGATAATTTCACTCTTGATTTGGAGGATCAATCAAATAATCTGATGCCAAAAAGCACTATTGATAAATCTGAGTTTTTAAAAGATTTATATGGTGAAGATGATGATTTAAGTTCAACTATTGACGAAGAACCGAAAATACTTAATGATAATAATGAAGTTATTAATAAATCTTTTGATTCAAAGGATAAAAAGAGTTCTAAAAATATTAGCAAATCTGAGCTTAAAAATCAAGAAAAAGCTAAATCTAAAACTAAATCTAAAACTAAATCTAAAGCTAAACCTAAAAATAGAAATCAAGAGATTAAAAATATTGAAAACGGCAAAATTAAAAATGATGATTCTAAAAAAGAGCAGAATAAACCAAAATCTAAAAATAGGTCTATACTAAATAGATTAAAGAATATTGGTGGAGGTTTGGGTTTATCAAGATCAGAAGAATCTGAAGGTAAAGAATTTATTAAGGCTGAAGATAAAAAATCAAAAGAATTTGTATCCGATGCCAAAAAGTCAATAAAAAGAAAAGACAGAAAGGCAAAAGATAAGGATTCCAATGATAAAAAAGAAATAAATAAAAAACTTAATAAAGAGCAAAATATAAAAAATAATAAAGATAATATTGTTGAATCAGATAAAAAACAAGAGGAAATTAAAGAAGAAATTCAAAAACCTGTTCCTAAATCTAAACCAAATAATACAAAAGAGTTAATTAATCAAAATAACAAAACCATTGAAGAATTAGAAGAATATATTAATAATAGTTCAAATAATTCTGATTTAGAATTTGATGGTGCTTCTGATATTGATTTAGAAAAAGAAATTATTTCAGAAGACAAAACTAAATTAGACGTAGAATCAGATATTCAAATGGATGATGAATATGTGATAGTTGATGATTCTGAATTGGAAGACGAATTTGAGTTTATAGAAGAATTAGATGATGATTCTGAATTGGAAGACGAATTTGAGTTTATAGAAGAATTAGATGATGATTCTGAATTGGAAGATGAAGAATTTGAATTTATTGATGATTTAGATGATGATTTTGGTTCAGAAGATGAATATGAACTAGTTGATGATTCTGAATTGGAAGACGAATTTGAATTAATTGACGATTTAGAAGAAAAATCCAACAATTATGATAATGAAGATATTAATCTTAAAGAAGATAGTGAATATTTAGAAAAAGAAGAGTCTGAGGATATTATGAGACAAAAGGAAAGTGTTTCAAAAAGAAAGGTTGAGCATGAAATCATTGATGATTCTCTAGATGTTATTGTTCCTATAAGTGCTGAAAGAAGAGCAGATGAATATAATAATTATTCTGAAGATGCTAATGTTATTATTCCAATTCAAGATGAAGAGGAATTTGAAGAGGAATATTATAATAATGATTCTCAAGTTGATTCTGAAGAGGGAATTGATGAATTGGAAGAATTAATCTCTGAAAACATTAATTATTCAGATGATGATGCTAGAGAAGAATTCTTAACAAATAAAGAGTCTAATCAAGAAAGTGAAGAAGATTCTTACTATTACAGCGCAGTAGGAATTGAAAATTCACTTAAAAAGAATGCTGTTCAATATCCAAAATCAAGCAATAGGAATAAAAAAGGCATTGTAGGTGCTGTATCTAGCTTAAAAGATGAAATGCTTTATATCAATGCTTCAATTAAAGAAATAGAAAACCCAACTGAAAGAGAAAAAATCTATGTGATAGACCCTTCAGAAGAGGAATACTATAATCAGCCAGATGATTCTATTTACTATAATGATTCCCTTAGTGAAAATAAGGAAAGATATGCTAAATCAAAACAATATGAAGATGAAGTTGAAGTCATTTCTCCGGTATCAGATTCTGATGAGGGAGAAACAGGCCATATTCAATCTGATTATATTGAAAGAAAAGCTGAAGACAGTTCTAAATCTAGTTCTGAATCCTTATTTAGTCCTAAAAAACATGAATATTTGGATAAAATTAAGGAATATGCTGCTGAATCTGAATATGAAGAGGCAGCTGAAAACCCTACAATAAGTCCAGTTCATACTGAAATTGAAGAAAGTGTTGAATCTTCTGTAATTAGCCCGGTTCATACTGAATATGTTGAAACTGTTGAATCTTCTGCTATCAGCCCTGTCCAACAGGAATATGACAAAACAGAGGAACCTTCAACCATAAGTGCTGAAGATCAAGAAACAGAGTTTATTGATGATATTCTTTTAGAAGAAGATGAATTATCAAATATTCAAGATACTGATGACTCTGCTTTAGCTGAAGAAGAACCGGAATCTATAGAAATAGATGATGATGAATTTGAAAGCATTATCACTGATGTGGATCAAGATTATCAAGAACTTGAAAAAGAGAGAATAAAGGAAGCTAATGTATTAAGTGCAGTAGATAATACCAGATTAACTCCTACCGGCAAATTAGAAGATTATATCGTGGCATATAAGGAAATTGATGATGTCATTATCAAAAGTGCCACAGAAATATATGATGATGAGAAGAAAGTGGCTACTGCAGTTATGGACATTGTAAGTGCAGAAGGCCCTATTCATGTAGATATGGTTATACGCCGGATTAGGGAAAGCTGCAATCTCTCTAGAGCAGGCACTAAATTTAAGGAAGCTATATTTAAGGCAATTGACCGCAATGAATCTCATATGAATCTTATAAGAGAAGAGGATTTCTTATTTATAGATTATGACCAAATTGCAGTTAGAAAAAGAGATAAACCTAATATAGACCTTATTTCTGATTTGGAAATAGAAAATGCTATAGATTTGGTATTAAGCTTTGAAAAATCATTAAAGGTTAAGGAATTAGCTAGAATCGTTTCTAGAACCTTAGGTTTTAAATCCACTTCTAAGAAAACTTCAGCTAAGATTTTAGAAGTCATTGATGTTATGATCGGCAAAGAGATTTTAGTAAATGTTAATGATAAAATAGAATTTAGATAA